The Bicyclus anynana chromosome 4, ilBicAnyn1.1, whole genome shotgun sequence DNA window TCAACAAAGGGGTACTACGTAGCAGAACGCTTCGACAGCCCCTACCTGTccccgcccccgccgcccccgCAGCCCCCCTACATGCAGTCGTCTCCTCAACAACCGCCACAGAACCACCCCCTCTCCCTAACGGGCTACAAGCCGCAGGCACCAGGCCCTGTTCACCCAAACAGTCAACTACACGCGGCTCCGCATGCGATGCACGTGCCGCAAGGGTATAAGGAGTGGGAAGGGAGTCAACCGGGTGGAGGGAAGATCGTCAACCGCCCTACAAAGCCTTATAAGGACAAGTTTAAGCCGAGCTATGTAAGTAACAATGTATCATGATGACAAGTCACGATAGAGTATTTGACTAAATAGGTATCCTTACTACTATCCTGGTCCTTACTAGGTAGGTTCTACCttgatagtcatcatcatcaacctatattgggctcactgctgagctcgagtctcctctcagtatgagaggggttaggccttagtccaccacgctggcccaatgcggattggcacacttcacatacgcagagaattaagtaaattctttggtatgcaggtttcctcacgatgtttttccttcaccgtttgagacacatgatatttaattgcacTTTAAAGTTTAGTTTAAAGTTAATCTCTGCCCATTACTACCCACGCCACTCGTAAATCCTAACATAGCCTTTACGACTAAAACGAAAAAATCGAAgcacatacatataaaaatgtatacgcTTACATAGTACCTATAGCACCTACTCAACTTATTATTTTAGAAGGTACCTTTACCTACCTGTCTTTTAAAGTACTTTTCTCTTCGCAGAAGAATTTAAAACAACGAACCGGTTGTAGCGTCGCTTCTGACATGACTTCTCTAAATCTAAAGTTTATACTGTTCAAATCCAAACCACAGgaagtaaagtaaataaaggTATCGCGttgaaataaaacacgtaatctatacttctataagtactaatattatgaagacgaaaactttgtttgtatgtttgtttgtttgtttgtaatgaataggctcaaaaactactggaccgattttaaaaattctttcaccattcgaaagctacattatccacaagtaacataggctaaataggctagggtaggtagggatagggtaggggtagggtaggtagggataaggtaggataggggtagttgaaagattacatcgagtttcacgcggacgaagtcgcgggcgtttgctagttctTGATAATTAAGTAGAGCTTCAAGCTTTGGTAGTGAAGTGCGTGATTGATACTGACTATCCTTCTTTCACACCCGTCAGGGTGTGGGGGGTGACGATTCTGAGGACTAGCTTCTCTGACGTGGTGTGAGACGCCCGCCGTGAAAACGACTGTAATAACTAGTACCTATGTCTATCTACTTGTATCTAGCCCGCCCGCACACATATTGCACGATTAGCGTGGAAAGTAAGCAGAGGCGTGTGGCCACGTTTCTCGTTTTCCATTTCTTGCCGCTCGTCCTGTCTGCCGTTCCCAATTTTTTCAGCGTGAATGCgagtagtagtagtactagtaggtacctacgggGCATCTCGATTATTTGCGCTAGTAGAGCAGTGTGTGGACAGTGACAGCGCGAGGAGCATTGCAGCGTTATAAGCGAATTATAATTTCCAGCCTCCACCGCCTCAACAAGATCATCGGCCCAGCCCCAACTCCATCGACCGCGTGGACGACCCTCCGCGCAAGCAGGTGACGGAGACGGACCTCTACCTCCTCAGCGCCATCGAGAAGCTGGTGTACAGAGTGGACCTCATGGAGAAGAGGCTACGCAAGATGGAAGAGGGCGTGCACTATTTGTTGGCGGGAGTCGAGTCCAAGCCAGGTGAGGATTTTACCACTTCGTTCTATTATACCACTTCGGCTACTTAGTATAATTTAGTACCTATTTAGTCTGTTTGTTTTTACTTATACTTACCGGTATACGTGATTGTATTTTCATTAACTCTTTGCTCACAATTacctaaacatatttttaccGCAGATAGCGATCTTTGCCTATTTTGTATAAGTTTAGACACTTTTGAGAAAGAAATGACGTCCTCTCGCACAATTGGTAATAGTGTCTTTTTCAGCAGTCTTGATTTCGACTGAATCAaagaaattaaagtttttattaatattagtccacgtaggtatttttttaaagaaggtCATGCAAAAAACGCAGGCAGGCGTCCACCGATTCgcataataatatgtaggtacctattggacgcatcgcattaaacagTTATTattccgttcgatgcgatccctAAACGATgaggatcagtggacgcacgtacgatgcggatcagtgaacGCCTGCCGCTTTTCCCATAAACCATCAACCTATACGATTGCACTTGCTAGGAGTGGCCCATAGGCCAACATAGATTCAACATGTCTAACACAGTAACATACACGGAACATTCCAGACCCGTGTCCCGCGAACTACTCGCGCGTGGGCGACGTGTGCTACTCGTGGTCGGCGGCGGCGCTGGACTGGAAGGGCGCGTCGCTGGCGTGCCGCAAGGAGCGCGCCGCGCTGCTGGAGCTGGTGGACGAGGCGCAGAGGAAGACGCTCTACTCCAAACTGCTGTCTGACAAGAAGCTTAGAGGTCAGTACGGCAGACAATACTGTGTAGGTCATAGCTGTATGTGCTGCCTGCAGCCTGGGTATACTAACTCTTAGAACACGAGACCGAGGTCTTATGTATTTGATTCGATTTGAACAACTATGTTATTTATAATCTTGAGAATTGCCTTTTTCTTAAAACTTATAAGCAGTGTATGtacaagtaagtacctacagcTGTATGCGAGGTGTAAATAGGTATGTGCTCTCCATTTCTCCTCTAGTTTAAATAGAAATctcctataggtacctactcgcaTGCACTCTCTTATTCTCTTGTTCTCTTTAGTCAGAGCAGCACATCTACAGATTTTAGCGAAGAATAATCAGCGTCTGGACTTTATGTACTGTGAAACAGATCCATAGCACAAAAGGAGAGAATTTCTTAAATGATAACCATGATTCCTCGAACTACGATCCTTCGATCCTTCCGCACGATTAATTAATTCGTTATGTGTTTGTAAGGCATATTCGCAATACCAAAAGTACCACTCCGCAGGTAACGACTTCTGGACGGGCGGGCTGAACCCCGGCCTGCTGTGGATCTGGTCGCACTCGGCCAAGCCGGTGGAGCCCAACAGCACCAACTCGACGAGCATCGCGGGCGACGGGCGCTGCCTGGCGCTGGTGTCCGACCCCACGCGCAGCACCTACGTGTACCGCGGGCAGGACTGCGCCGTGCCGCACCGGTACATCTGCCAGAAGGAGGACAGCAAGGAGAAACTCGGCAACGAGATCGAGAGGGTCGCTAGGAGGCTCAGAGTAGAGAGGGGCAGGAAGTCCAAGTTGCTGTGGGACGACGACAAATAGCGATTGATttcttttaaacaataaaaatgtagaCTTATAAATACCGACCATACTGCTGTGTTTTTAGTTGTTGCACAGGCTTAGCATTCTATTCATAGGCGGTATAACATCAATTACCATCGACAGTGCCGGAAATAAGGCACCTTGATGCCTTAAGCAATGTCCCCCTGTGGCCACCCTATCCTTAAGTACACTGCaaagaattaattttataaaatgttaatagtAACCGTGGGTACAATATGTATAAATCTCTAGTGCCCCCCTAGACGTGATTAGCATATATGCTAATTCAGGACTAACCAACAAGTTAGGCTTATCTGCTTTGTCCAttaattataactatgaaaAAGAAATACCTACAGAACGCGCGATGATTTATAAGCATTCACTCACCAAATAACCTGACATAAAGAAAATAACTTTGCCATTTCTCGAGTTGTCATACCTGTCTCCCAAGCTTGTCAAGCTTGACTTATGTTAAGGATATCTTGAGCTTTACCAAGGATTCATTGTTTTTTGGATTTTAAAGCATTATAGGTTGAATATCTAACTTTGTTGTAGGTCGAGTGGGTTATTTGATAAGACtgatctttaaaatatttgttgctatataatttatttgtgtaaGGAGGAAgtctaataaaatacataaaacttcTCATAAATCCTTATATTCTAGAATATTTACAATGTTGGTTTCACATAGAATCTCAACAAATaacttatttcaataaatatttataaacaaactgaACCACGcactttctttatttatagcTCTCCTTTACATCTTGCCTCACAATTTGTGTTATTGGTGTGTTCACTGAATGGGTAAACGCATATAGAGTTATTCTATTTCAGGAAGACGGTTTCACTTTGGATGTAGTAGTACAAACGTTTGTATAACTAAACTAACGAATAGTGGACACAACAGATATGTCACATTTACAGTCATAAGACATTTTATAAACAGGTTTATAGTTCGCGGATGTACCTTCAGTTTCACACATACAAACGCCTGACTACACCTTTCTATGTACAAATAAAGTCGAACCATGTTTCGAAAAAATAGAATACCTTTATCTGAGCGAATGACGTAAAGTGCAGAACTATGACGTCAAAGACGAGCGACTGTGAATGAATGAGTGAACAACGCATCCCTCGCCCGCTCCTCTGTCGTCACTAGTTACACGCGAGCAACGGCTCGTGagatctatagcttggcaacttcgttcgtaacactcccaatggtccacgcgggccggggggcgtgtagcgatgaatgaaaaacccacgattaATGCTCCTCATTTCCCCGCACggacgatttcacacccgcgcagtctcacccccgtcgcccgcatatcatgggagtgtcataatcgaacttgccaaactataccAATAGTGCTTTAAATAATGATAACCAGGAAAGTATATTAAAGCAAATCTGTAACAGAATTACAAATCAGTACATTTATTGTGACTGAGAGAACCAGCAACAGCGACAGTACTCCATCTAGTCTACGTGTCTATCACACTTGCCTGTCGCCTGGGATCGCAAAATAAAACTAGAatcaataacaaattaataaatatcaaattattaaattcaacCGACTCCAACTGCATTAAATATTTTGGTAGTTTTATTACCAAAGGACGGAGCTTAGAAaatgctaattattattattgttgcatGATTTATAGCTTggcttcgttcgtaacaccaCCCATGATCTGCGCGGGcaggggggcgtgtagcgatgaatgaaaactgATGCAACTCACTTCCCTTTCCACTTTTTGTGATTGATTTCACACACGCGCAGtatttcccccgtcgcccgcatatcatgggagtgtcatccaCGAACTCGTCAGACTAtagtataacattattattattttgaagtaGCTTGCTTTAGTCGGTATTTGTGCAATAATCAACAGTAAGGGTCGGATTCATTAACCGAATGAATTAGAAGATAAAGTAGAATTCTGGTGCATAATGAATTTTACTTTCTAGTTTAAAATGTAATACAGTTGGAGTCGATTAAAACCGGCTCGAAGTTTTCAACCAATTATTTTGGTTTGcatttctattattataaaacaaataatattagactctgtaataaatatttaattaatattctgaACTATCGGTTGACCTCACATTGATTAGTATCGCTGCAGTAAAAAAGGCGAGAAAAACTATAAATAGCGTCAACTTTTTGTGTGACTATAATTGAACATTGATACAAAAacttgaatttaaatgaaattaaaactacGCCATCTAGTTGCAACAAGAGATAACACAATCCGTaagtagatggcgctgtttcaattcgaCATGATATTCAAGTTTACTTTTACATGATccaatcaaagattttataatggATTAGTCATTAGCACATCGAAGCTGatgcgaacaaaagcggctaattgaccACATTTCATTGAATCGCAaagaaaattaaacataaaattcggctcactttttgcggcgattttgtaggcacgtaacatgtctatagtataaaatgtcgttggatCAAATAAGTACAAACTCCCATCAGTCAATCAGTCACACTGTTCAAGCGATAGTAGCCAATGTGAGACCTCGCCTTGGCTTTGTATTAAGACTAGCAATCTGTCATTTGTAACTggcaatatattatgtaaagcgaataaagtaatataaattatgtattgtctTACAGGAAATCATGTCAGATAAAGAACGCAAACAAACACATAGTCGGACTGAGGTCGTCTAAGTAAGTTGGTTCTAGAAGTTCCGTTCTTATCAGTCATATAAACATTATCCGGATTATTGTAAGCTGGCACATCAACAGATAGAAAACGGTGCAAGACGTCACATCGCACTGGAAATAATATCTTGCTTTAATTTATAGaaccattaaaataatgtagCTATAGAATCAACCATGAGTCCGTTCTATCATTGCGAAGCTATTGCAACCCGATTGAGAAATGTTTGTGTTCTCGACCTAAGCAATGTTGTTTGTTCTAATTCTTTATCTCatatatatgtcaccgttagattgtaaaatacgttagtttataatctcactcgtgatattataatctaccgtcatataatgaactgaaaatactgattacaatttaacgtcttaggtttcacttccgataaattattatatactgaaaaataacactttaaattgttatcagtattttcagtACACAATATaatggtaaattataatattacgagtgagataataaactaacgtattttacaatttaacggtaacatatacatcGGAATAGGTCTTAGATCATTTACAATATCACAACAACTGAAATCGGACAATTTgagtgttaatataaatatgcgATATCTAGTTACAACAACGGTTAACAGTCCGAAGTTGTCAAGTTTCACGCCATCTATCGGATAGGTACAAAAACTCGTACTCGACAAACCAGAGACAATGTAACGAATGCGTGCACGGCTTTTAAACTTAATCATTTTTATTCTTCATACAAAAACACTATTTTGATTAGTCAAgcgttatataaattataatcccATACGGCTAATGTATAAATTTATCTtgaaacatgtatttttttagagCATTCTATAAAcaggatagttgactcatatcaaattgaatataaacaatatttatttcgtaaAGGACAATAGTCCATTTCTGTGACTGATGTAATAAATGTCAAgctaattgttttgttttaaacagCTTTTGGATTGGATTTGTtcacgtgacgtcatgaaacagttgaaatatagaccatagtatggccgacagcgtttttgctcgtattgtcaactagcctattatagatattacacttcttactatttataaattatagatCGTAAGAAATACAAACGCCGGCAATCGGCATTACGAATTAGATTTATTTTGGACGATCTAATGCACAATTTCGATGCAGGCATATCAACTATATTATGTTGTATTAGCAATAAATAACATTCCGTAAATTACACAAGACAGTTATTATGGCAACTTGCACAGCAAGCATGTCTGTTacattatctattttttattaattagtgccttgttttaacaaaaagtgcatatttttgactttgtattgttttattaagtGATAAATATTAAGACACACCGACACCATTCATGTATTTCTGCAGTGGTGCTCGAAtttgcattttaattattaattttagcatGCAATAAATTTAACAGTGttttacaaatgtaaaattataaaaaataattaggtacacaatatgagaaataacaaaattaaatataaataatgtactAAGATGCAATGACTGGATATGTTTAGATTAAATCTGAAACAAGTTCAAAATAGCTCTACTCGGCTGCTTAGAATCAATTTTttgatgtatttaatttattaacaactaaTTCTGCATTAACGCAAAAGTAAGGTTGTACTATCGCGCCCCTAGTACGAATTACTAcagttaaaattacaaaagttaTGTGTCATACTAGGGTTCTAACTAATTTTCGTTCGAAACGTCGAAATCTTGCAAAGCAGATATGCAATCATGAATTCCGTATAAAGTATGTAAGGCGTTCTGTACAATATTTACACATCATATCCTAATAAGCACACGTTGTATATAAATAACGAACGAATCATCACTTATCTCCAATGTCGGTCAAGTCGAGCTAAGCTAATCAACAATTTACTATAGTCTGActagaaaaacataaaatattcgcCATGTtggaaaaataaactaatttattctACTAGGAAACTATGCAGGAAATATACTATTTAAAAGTACTTGTGGCTCCCCAACCCAATTTATTTAACTAGTTAGTTATAAAAGGTAACAAAACAAGGCTTTCATTCATGGTACAGATTCGTAATTATTACGAATTGAAATATAGCCattgatgaaaataaagtaGAACAGAAATTCATATTAGTTGTTAGTTGCAAAAGTATTTGTAACTTaacaaaagcctcaatagctcaacagtaagagtggttggactcatcaccgaggagtggCGGTTCAATCCTCAacccgttgatctattgtcgtacccactcctagcacagtctttcccgactagttggtcgggaatattggtcatattataaaaaatatggcaaatatttataaaaaaaaaaacttggaagTGTTTTTCAGGAAAGTTGTACTAAATTGTTGATCGATGGTATAAGGTTGCTCACACACCAAATAAATTTTGTCAATATAATGTGAATAAAGTAGGGTAAAGTTAGTTATATTGACAAAAGTAGGGTAAAGTTGCCCATTATCACTGCACGCCAACCTCGTCTGGACAAACAACAACTGAACAAAGCAAGTTTGGCggacttaatattattacagttttattttctaACAAAAACCCATCCTTATTGACAATATATTGTCAATATTGCGGTCAACCTTATACCTCTAGCAGTCGACATCGCTCTTCAAGGCGCAGACATACATTTATTACTGTCAAACTATTACTGACATGCTGACCCGGGGAAGACTTTCCTAGAGGCCCTCAACCGGCCCACTGAACAGAGTTCCAAGAGAACTAGCATACCATAGCAAAATACTGTatctaaaaacataatttttcaagaaatcacAATATTTTCCCAGTATTTgagtctcaaaaaaatattttaaataacctcatatacaaaacattgtatcTGAAGATACGGCGTAATGTCAAACGTCACAAATCTCCGAAAAGCGATTAGAGCTTAAATATCAATcgattttcaactttatttgaATGCCAGCAGAGTCAACAATAGTTTGACGAGCACAAACGCCTCAGCACTCCGTAGTCCAGAGATCAGCTCAGTCGGCGCAAGGCTCCGTTAGTTGAAGTGGAACTTGAACTGGAAGGGCGAGCCGTGCTGGAAGTGGTGGAAGGGGTTGCCGTGGAAGCCGCCGCCGCGCTGCGCCTCGGGGTCCAGGGGGTCGTTGCCCGCGTCGAACTGCGCGCGCTTCTCCGGATCTGTTAACACCTGCCCAACGATATAGTTTGAGTTAGCTTGTATCTCGTGTACACCGTGCTAGTTGTACCGTCTGCAAGCCGCCCCGACAGTTTAttattagtccaatacaagaaaaccctgaacaatattaaaaaattacctcAAGCTAATTCACACTagctaaaaaaattatgaaaacatttaaatatccTGTTAAAATGCGGCTCGTCGGTACCTTTGAGGTTCACTTTAGCCTAAACTAGGTCAAAGTTCAATGACTTCATACATAAGAAACTGTTTCCTAAGTATGAAGTCATTGAACATAGTTTAGGCGGTGAATAGGTGAGTGGTGTAGATGAGTGAaaacatgttttaaaataattgatttttgatattttgttgaATTCCTTGAATAAttcttctttgtttttttataataaaactttcgtCCTATCGCAGCGAAGGGAGCGATGCTTCGGTGCAGCCGCTACTGGTCGACAATTTGTGTATGTGTCGTACCTCCTTGGCGGCGGCGACGTCGATGAACTTCTTCTCGGCGATCTTCTTCTCGTCCCCCTGGAAGTTGTCGGGGTGCCACTTCTGCGCCGCCTTGCGGTACGCCTTCACGATCTCCTGCTTGCTGGCCGACCTGCGCACCACACCAcactatatttttgtttttttttaaagaatatttgccatatccaTATGttagatatgaccaatattctcattcccctccaactagtcggaaagacTGTATATTAGGAATGGGTACAACAAATATAATCCAACAGGGCAgaaatcgaaccaccactcttACCATTAGTGAGGTTTACTAAGGCCCAATGGTAAGAGCGATTGTGGATCTAGTTTTTTTtagtgcttgactacaatttcttctgatggtaagtaattatgaaatatatttaagtaaatatggTCATCAGAAAGTTTGATtatcattgattttattttagcgttttattgcaataatacattttattcattatagtagttagtagttatggagtaaagttaaaaaagtgCGTTTTAAGTTATCAATTCGAAAGTTTTACGTGTTACTGGTAGTTCACAACAACAGCATGTTGCACTGACCGCTTGACGCCGAGTATCTTGTAGTAGTCGCGCTGCTCCGACTGCTTCTGCAGCTTCTGCGCGCGGCCCAGCCCGTCCTTGGCGCGCTGGAAGCCCTCGTCCAGCTCCAGCGCCTCCTTGTACGCGTGGATGGCGTCGTCGAACATGTCGAGGCCGAGCAGCGCGTCGGCGCGGTCGCACAGCGTGGCGGGCTCGCGCTGCAGCGCCAGCGCCTGCGCGCACTGCGACAGCGCCTCCGCGAACTGCTCCTCCTGCGCACACGACGGGTCAGTGGTCGAGAACGAGTCAGTCAGTCGAGTCATCGGTGGCAGCCCTCACCTTCGCGTAGCAGCTGCAGAGCCTCTTGCGCGCCTCGTACACCACGAGCGTGACCTCGTCCTCCGCCGCCAGCACGCGCTCGGCGCTGGCGATGCAGCCGCCGTAGTCGCGCGCCGCCGCCTGCTCCTCGCACTGCAGCAGCAGCTTGTCCACCTTCTTCAGCTTCTTGTACAGCGGGAAGCACTGCTTGTGCTCCGGGTCCAGCTTCAGGCACTCGCGGATTTCCTGCCAGGAACATATTTTACTATTGTAACAGTGCAGAACActacaaagaaaattttaatctttCCCTTCATACAATAAGGTTATGAGGCATAATCATTCTTGGGCCCTGATGTCTGACATCGCAGAGAACTGTTCCTATCTCGTGCTCACCTTGAGCGCGTCGCTGACGTGGCCCAGCTGGTAGAGCAGCGTGGCGAGGCGGTGGTAGCCCGCCGTGGAGTCCTGCTGCAGCCGGTTCACGGACCTGATGTCCGACACCGCGGAGAACAGGTCATCCTAAACAAACAgataatatcatttaatatttatttttttaattttattagtttatatcAGATCGGACGGCAAACTAGCTAAGTAAAGGTGCACACTCACCAATGCAATGTAGCACTCGGCGCGCAGTTGCCTCAGCTGCGCGGACCAGGGCGACACCTCGAGCAGGCGCGTGGCGAggtcggcggcggcgcggtAGTCGCGCCCGCGGTAGTACGCCTCCGCCAGGCGAAGGTCCTCCGCCAGCTCGTCCACCCGGTGGTACATGCTCGCCGCTTCTTCATTGTACGGCTCACTGTACGTCTGACACAtgacaaatattaatattgtaaaggagTATATGCAATGAAGACTCTGCCACACCTGAAACTTAAGAGATACTAGCACAGACTATATACAAAGATATGAAGCAAAGGAAAAAGGTAATCTTTTGGGGAGGACTTGATTAAGGAGTTCTAAGGGCAGACAAAAATGTCTGCTTCCACTGCACAGCATAAATGTCCATCTGTATTTTGTGGAACTTCATCAGTTTCCTCCCCCATTATCCATTACTGAGTGATAGTAGGTCGCCAACCAAAGCTTGAGTCATTGTGTACACACATTGCCATTCCACCACATAAAACTCCACAGCACAAAACAATTATATTCTGATGAAATAACAGGTGACACTCACCTCAGCTGATAGCACACTaacatattatcacaataagTCTTATCTCCTCTGTCAAACAATAACAATCACTAAGATATAGATAATAGTGTAATAATATCCATTGTTCAAATCCATAATTGCCATTTGGTggataatgaaacaaaaattattaactatagcataaatacattttaacttGTCAGATCTTGATAACCTGGTGACAGGctcaaatgtatttttatatccaAGGTCAAATAATTGGTTAAAATTTacctaaaacttttttattttccctCACATTTTTAATCACACAACAAagcaaaaaaaacatatatattgtGGATATACACACATATGTATAATATCAGGGATATAATACATATGTGTGTATTGTAATGTGTGCAGTGTATTGTAATAAAGCAACTTACAACTTGTAGATAATCTTCTTTGGCTTCCCAATACTGTGCTAGTTTGAGGTAGACGTTGGCGCGGTGCAGGCGGGCTGCTGTGAAGTCTGCTTTCATCTCCAACACCTGAAGCAAACAAATTTTATTGtgaaatttaattcatttttgaAAGTTAAGGTTATGCGAGATCTTTCTGAGGAAAGCAAGCAACAAAGTTAGTTAACTGAGTAGcggtaaaatttatataaacaacTTGATTCACATGTATATTGAGGAACATGAACAATAATTAAGATACCTAAGATTTAAAGATTAAAATGGTGATCAATTCAGGAACCATTTGCAAtcacttaaatttaaaaatagacaaaataactCAAACATAATTACTATGTAAGaaggtaaataattttcatgtagACTTACCTTGGTGAAGTCTTGTAATGCAAACTTTGCTTTACCCAGAGCATAGTACACTGTGCCTCTTTTAAAGTATGTAAGGTAATTA harbors:
- the LOC112048946 gene encoding uncharacterized protein LOC112048946, which translates into the protein MSVILVSVAALLVGAASCSNSTSAAEHEECASPEGLWGLALEDWATSALVTSDRHGRVMALPSTKGYYVAERFDSPYLSPPPPPPQPPYMQSSPQQPPQNHPLSLTGYKPQAPGPVHPNSQLHAAPHAMHVPQGYKEWEGSQPGGGKIVNRPTKPYKDKFKPSYPPPPQQDHRPSPNSIDRVDDPPRKQVTETDLYLLSAIEKLVYRVDLMEKRLRKMEEGVHYLLAGVESKPDPCPANYSRVGDVCYSWSAAALDWKGASLACRKERAALLELVDEAQRKTLYSKLLSDKKLRGNDFWTGGLNPGLLWIWSHSAKPVEPNSTNSTSIAGDGRCLALVSDPTRSTYVYRGQDCAVPHRYICQKEDSKEKLGNEIERVARRLRVERGRKSKLLWDDDK
- the LOC112048944 gene encoding dnaJ homolog subfamily C member 3, encoding MDYLSNINWNKLTPCLVLLVLEVLLEFSECSSQAEVNKHLELGRDFLARGQLSDALTHYHAAVEGDPHNYLTYFKRGTVYYALGKAKFALQDFTKVLEMKADFTAARLHRANVYLKLAQYWEAKEDYLQVTYSEPYNEEAASMYHRVDELAEDLRLAEAYYRGRDYRAAADLATRLLEVSPWSAQLRQLRAECYIALDDLFSAVSDIRSVNRLQQDSTAGYHRLATLLYQLGHVSDALKEIRECLKLDPEHKQCFPLYKKLKKVDKLLLQCEEQAAARDYGGCIASAERVLAAEDEVTLVVYEARKRLCSCYAKEEQFAEALSQCAQALALQREPATLCDRADALLGLDMFDDAIHAYKEALELDEGFQRAKDGLGRAQKLQKQSEQRDYYKILGVKRSASKQEIVKAYRKAAQKWHPDNFQGDEKKIAEKKFIDVAAAKEVLTDPEKRAQFDAGNDPLDPEAQRGGGFHGNPFHHFQHGSPFQFKFHFN